TCGATTAGTGTAGATGACTTGATGGTTCCTCCCTCCAAGCGATCGCTCCTAGAAGCAGCAGAAGAAGAAATTCTCAGCACTGAAGCCCGGTTTAAGCGGGGGGAAATTACGGAAGTTGAACGATTCCAGAAGGTAATTGACACTTGGAACGGAACATCAGAAAGCCTCAAGGATGAAGTTGTTACCTATTTCAAAAAAACCAATCCTCTCAACTCAGTGTATATGATGGCTTTTTCTGGAGCCAGAGGTAACATTTCTCAGGTGCGGCAGTTGGTGGGGATGCGGGGACTGATGGCAGATCCTCAAGGGGAAATTATTGACTTACCCATTAAAACCAACTTCCGGGAAGGACTAACAGTTACAGAATATATTATTTCTAGTTACGGAGCCAGGAAGGGCTTAGTTGATACGGCGCTGCGGACTGCCGACTCTGGTTATCTGACACGGCGGTTGGTGGATGTATCCCAAGACGTAATTATCCGTGAATTTGACTGCGGCACTACTAGAGGTATTCCCATTCGGGATATGACTGAAGGTGCTAAGGTTCTGATTCCCATCGGCACGAGATTGATGGGGCGGGTGGTGGCTCAAGACGTAGTTCACCCGACTACGGGCGAAATCATTGCGACCCGCAACACACCCATATCTGATGACTTGGCCGCAGTGATTCAAAAAGCCGGAGTCAAAGAAGTGGTAGCGCGATCGCCTCTGACCTGTGAAGCGGCTCGTTCTGTGTGTCAGCACTGTTATGGTTGGAGTTTGGCACACGCCAAAATGGTGGACTTGGGCGAAGCGGTGGGAATCATTGCGGCGCAGAGCATTGGGGAACCGGGAACTCAGTTGACCATGCGGACTTTCCACACTGGGGGAGTTTTCACCGGGGAAGTTGCCCAACAGGTAAGGGCAAAAATTGACGGGACGGTGAAATTTTCGCGCAAGCTCAAAACCAGACCTCATCGGACTCGTCATGGAGAAGATGCCCTCTATGCTGAAAACAACGGCACGATGGTGTTAGAAGCCAAGGGGGGAGCAGAAAACCAAGAAATTTCCATTACCCAAGGTTCAACACTATACATTGTGCCGGGACAACAGGTAAAAGTTGCCCAACTGTTAGCAGAAGTGGCGCTAGGAGGCAGAACCACAAGGGCAAATACCGAAAAAGCGGTGAAAGACGTGGCTTCTGACCTAGCGGGAGAAGTGCAGTTTGCCGATGTGGTGGCAGAACAAAAAACCGACCGTCAAGGCAACACCACCACCACAGCATCGAGAGGTGGTTTGATTTGGATTTTGTCTGGGGAAGTTTATAACTTGCCACCGGGTGCAGAACTGGTGGTGAAAAATGGTGATGCGATCGCCACCAACGGAGTTTTGGCGGAAACCAAAGTCACCAGTGTGCATGGTGGAGTGGTGCGGCTGCCAGAAGCGATTCCAGGCAAGGCCACCAGAGAAATTGAAATCATCACTGCTTCGGTGGTGCTGGATCAAGCTACTGTCACAGTTCACAGTTCTCAAGGTAAGAATAATTATTTAGTTCATACAGGACTGGGGACTGGGGACTGGGGACTAGGGACTGGGGAAGAGGGACAGGATAAGAGTTTTTCCCAATCCCCAATCACCGATCCCCAATCCCCATTCCCCAAATCCCAAACCTTCAACCTCCGGGCGACTCCGGGAACGAAGGTACAGAATGGACAAGTAGTAGCAGAATTAATTGATGACCGTTATCGCACTACTACGGGCGGGTTCTTGAAGTTTGCTGGCATTGAGGTGCAGAAGAAAGGCAAGGCCAAGTTAGGCTATGAAGTAGTCACTGGTGGTACGCTGCTGTGGATTCCCGAAGAAACCCACGAAGTTAACAAGGATATTTCTTTGTTGTTGGTGGAAGATGGGCAGTTTGTGGAAGCGGGAACAGAAGTTGTCAAAGACATTTTCTGTCAAACCAGTGGCGTGATTGAAGTTACCCAGAAAAACGACATCCTGCGGGAAATAGTGATTAAGCCCGGTGAACTGTTGATGGTGGATGATCCGGAGGCAGTTTTAGGGCGGGATAACACCTTTGTGCAACCAGGGGAGGAATTTCAAGGAACTGTGGCCACAGAACTGCGTTATATCCAGTATGTGGAATCGCCAGAGGGACCAGCTTTGTTAAGCCGTCCGGTGGTTGAGTTTGATGTTCCCAGTAATCCTGACTTGCCTTCCACCACTTCTGTGAGTCAACAAACTGGCAGGTCAATTCAAATGCGGGCTGTGCAGCGGTTGCCCTACAAAGATTCTGAGCGGGTGAAGTCTGTGGAAGGGGTGGAACTGCTGCGGACTCAACTAGTGTTGGAAATTGAGCAAGAAGCAGATCAGGATCATACAGCTTCGCCTTTGGCTGCTGATATTGAATTAGTCCCCGACAGTGAAAATGCTGAGATTCAAAGATTGCAGTTGGTGATTTTGGAGTCTTTGGTGATTCGGCGAGATATTGCGGCTGATGCCACCCAAGGCAGCACCCACACTACCCTAGAAGTGGAAGATGGCATGACCATTGCTCCTGGGGCGGTGGTAGCCCGGACACAGATTTTGTGTAAGGAAGGGGGTATAGTCCGGGGTGTGCGTCGAGATGCGGAAGCTGTGCGCCGCTGTTTGGTGTTGCGAGAAAGCGACATGATGACTGTGACTACGACGACAACACCAAAGGTTAAAAAAGGTGATTTGTTGGTAGAAGGAACAGAGATTGCTCCTGGTGTTTTAGCGCCGGAATCAGGTCAAGTGGTTTCAGTTAGAGGAGAGGGTGTAGGGAGTCGGGGGTCAGGTGCAGGCCAAGAAGAATCTGCTCTTTCTACCACACCCTATGCCGTCACTGTTCGCGTTGGTCGTCCTTATCGAGTCAGTCCTGGTGCGGTGCTGCAAATTGAGGATGGAGGACTGGTACAACGGGGTGACAACTTGGTGTTGTTGGTGTTTGAGAGAGCCAAGACTGGAGACATTATTCAAGGTTTGCCCCGGATTGAAGAATTGCTAGAAGCCCGTAAACCCAAGGAAGCCTGCATTTTGTGCCGTCGTCCTGGAGAGGTGAAGGTGGTCTATGGTGATGGGGATGAAGCAATGCTGATGGCGCGGGAAGCCTACGCTATCAAAGTATTGGAATCTGGTGGTGTTGTCACCGATTATCCCCTTGGGCCTGGACAAAACCTGATTGTTCCTGATGGCGCTCATGTTTTGGCTGGTCAACCTTTGACTGATGGACCCTCTAACCCCCATGAGATTTTAGAAATTTTCTTTAGTCTCGGTTCTGATGACGGGGTGTATGCCTGTGCTAGTTATGCTCTGCAAAAGGTACAAAGCTTTTTGGTGAACGAGGTGCAGATGGTGTACCAGTCTCAAGGCATTGAGATTTCTGACAAGCACATTGAAGTTATTGTCAGGCAGATGACTAACAAAGTCCGCATTGATGATGGTGGGGATACGACCATGTTGCCGGGTGAGTTGGTGGAACTGCGCCAAGTGGAACAGGTGAATGAGGCTATGTCTATTACTGGTGGTGCTAAGGCTCAATACACTCCTGTGTTGTTGGGGATTACTAAGGCATCTCTCAATACTGACAGCTTTATCTCGGCGGCTTCTTTCCAAGAAACTACTAGGGTGTTGACTGAAGCTGCCATTGAGGGTAAGTCTGATTGGTTGCGTGGTCTGAAGGAAAACGTGATCATTGGGCGGTTGATTCCAGCTGGTACTGGTTACAACACCTATGATGAACCCAGCGCCATTGAGGATTTTGGTACTGATTTGGGCAGCGGGGTTTTAGATGAGGTGGATGATCCACTGGATATGGTTTTAGATGACCGCACTGCCAAACTTTATAGCTTAGATACTCCTAGTTTAGGTGATGGTAGTTATGGTGGTAGACGGGATGATAGGGCGATTTTAGATGATGATGATGATTTGATTGCTGATGAAGTGATTTCGGGTGTTGAAGAAGAGGAGGAAGATGACTACGAAGAAGACGAGGAAGATAATGATTTTGATGAGGAATAAGGCCGAAAGGTAATTTTTGAAAAAGGCAAAAGAAAAATAAACTTTTGCCTTTTTCTTGTACAAAAAAGGGAACAGGGAACAGGGAACAGGGAACAGATAAGAAACAAAAGTTGCTGAGTTTAGGGACTTCCAAGAAATAAATTATCCAGATTAACGAACCGCAGAGGCGCAGAGGACACAGAGGAATAAGGGTTTGAAAGGTTTTTTACGTTAGGTGGTTGAGTGTTTTTTTATTTGGAAGTCCCTTAAAGCTCAGTAAAAAAAAAAGATGTTTTTCGAGATGACGAGCAACGAAGAAAAACAGTGTCATTATTTCAATCTCATGTTTTTAAACATGAGTTTTTCTGTTAAGAGTTGCCCGTTCCCTGTTCCCTCTGAATTTTGATCCAAGCAAAATTGCCTAAATCAAAAATTAGTAACCGTCACACTTAAACCAGAATCAAGCCGGGGAACCTTTAAATACTCGATTGGTTCATAATTTTGACGATTTGGGTTATTTGTTGCAGAACATGGTTGAAAAAAGCTCTCTGGATTGTTGAGATACTCTAGTGGCTTAATTTTCTTGCATTCGGGATCAGTTACTCTCAAACCTGGATCATTGTTATTAACAGTATCGCTGACAAGATTCCACTTTCTGCTAAGTGTGGCTGCTTCTGTTACTAAATTTGCGGCTTGATTGGGTTTAACTGTGACAGCAGAATTTGGTTTGGGGTTAGCATCAGCACTGGGACTGATAGCGATGCCAGCAATCACAACAACTAAGGTTAAAAGAGAAGATTTCATATTAAGTTGGCTAGGATTTAAGACTATGGAAAAAATTAGAATCTGTTAAGCATAAATACTGTTTACATAAAACAAGTTTAAACCACATTTAGACTTGATTCTGGAACTAATAAAACTTTTCTCTATTTTTCTTATTAAAAGTCTGTGAAAATTCAATATTTTTAATATTCTTGCTGTCTTTCTATGGCTGACATAAGTTGTAAAATCCAATAGGCTATTTTAGAGTGACAAGTTTGCACAAAAGCCCTCTGTCAGCTATACTTCATTCTGTGTATTTGAATTCGTAAATCATAAATTTCATCAAGATGAATTCTGAAAATAATATTCCTGCTTTAGACAATGTAGAATATGTTGCTTACATTAATGAAAATGGTGAATTACCAGAACAATTTCAGGGTAAAATAGGAGTTTACGCGATTTTTAACCAAGAAAAAATTCTGCAATTTGTTGGTTATTCCCGTGATGTTTATCTCAGTTGCAAGCAGCATTTAGTCCGTCAACCAGAAGAATGTTATTGGTTGAAGGTAGAAACAATTGAACGCCCTAACCGCACAATTTTAGAAAATATTGAAAATGCCTGGATTTCTGAAAATGGTAGCCTTCCTTTAGGTAATGGGGAAAATAAAGAAAAATGGACTAACCCTATTAATAGTCTGCTACTAATGACAACTGAAGAACAAGCTAATTATCAAAATCCACTAATTGATGATTTGGTAAAAATGAAACTCATTAAAAATGTGGCGCGACGAGTTGAAGCTGAAATTTTAGCGGTGTTAGAAGCACGGGGGTTAAAAACCCAAATTCGCTTTAATCCTAAATTAAAAGAAGAAGGTTTACTAGATTTAAAATGATGTTTTTAAAGCTGTAATTCAAATCCTGGTAAAACGTCTTCTCCAGAAAGTAGCGCGGGAAGTTGGACAATTTCTACAGGTTTTCCAGGTCGGTAAATTTCTGTTTGTTTGTCTTGGGGGTTAATTAACCAACCT
The Anabaena sphaerica FACHB-251 DNA segment above includes these coding regions:
- a CDS encoding DNA-directed RNA polymerase subunit beta', whose product is MTEKMIFRNLVVNKGQLRNLISWAFTHYGTARTAVMADKLKDLGFRYATKAGVSISVDDLMVPPSKRSLLEAAEEEILSTEARFKRGEITEVERFQKVIDTWNGTSESLKDEVVTYFKKTNPLNSVYMMAFSGARGNISQVRQLVGMRGLMADPQGEIIDLPIKTNFREGLTVTEYIISSYGARKGLVDTALRTADSGYLTRRLVDVSQDVIIREFDCGTTRGIPIRDMTEGAKVLIPIGTRLMGRVVAQDVVHPTTGEIIATRNTPISDDLAAVIQKAGVKEVVARSPLTCEAARSVCQHCYGWSLAHAKMVDLGEAVGIIAAQSIGEPGTQLTMRTFHTGGVFTGEVAQQVRAKIDGTVKFSRKLKTRPHRTRHGEDALYAENNGTMVLEAKGGAENQEISITQGSTLYIVPGQQVKVAQLLAEVALGGRTTRANTEKAVKDVASDLAGEVQFADVVAEQKTDRQGNTTTTASRGGLIWILSGEVYNLPPGAELVVKNGDAIATNGVLAETKVTSVHGGVVRLPEAIPGKATREIEIITASVVLDQATVTVHSSQGKNNYLVHTGLGTGDWGLGTGEEGQDKSFSQSPITDPQSPFPKSQTFNLRATPGTKVQNGQVVAELIDDRYRTTTGGFLKFAGIEVQKKGKAKLGYEVVTGGTLLWIPEETHEVNKDISLLLVEDGQFVEAGTEVVKDIFCQTSGVIEVTQKNDILREIVIKPGELLMVDDPEAVLGRDNTFVQPGEEFQGTVATELRYIQYVESPEGPALLSRPVVEFDVPSNPDLPSTTSVSQQTGRSIQMRAVQRLPYKDSERVKSVEGVELLRTQLVLEIEQEADQDHTASPLAADIELVPDSENAEIQRLQLVILESLVIRRDIAADATQGSTHTTLEVEDGMTIAPGAVVARTQILCKEGGIVRGVRRDAEAVRRCLVLRESDMMTVTTTTTPKVKKGDLLVEGTEIAPGVLAPESGQVVSVRGEGVGSRGSGAGQEESALSTTPYAVTVRVGRPYRVSPGAVLQIEDGGLVQRGDNLVLLVFERAKTGDIIQGLPRIEELLEARKPKEACILCRRPGEVKVVYGDGDEAMLMAREAYAIKVLESGGVVTDYPLGPGQNLIVPDGAHVLAGQPLTDGPSNPHEILEIFFSLGSDDGVYACASYALQKVQSFLVNEVQMVYQSQGIEISDKHIEVIVRQMTNKVRIDDGGDTTMLPGELVELRQVEQVNEAMSITGGAKAQYTPVLLGITKASLNTDSFISAASFQETTRVLTEAAIEGKSDWLRGLKENVIIGRLIPAGTGYNTYDEPSAIEDFGTDLGSGVLDEVDDPLDMVLDDRTAKLYSLDTPSLGDGSYGGRRDDRAILDDDDDLIADEVISGVEEEEEDDYEEDEEDNDFDEE
- a CDS encoding GIY-YIG nuclease family protein, with the protein product MNSENNIPALDNVEYVAYINENGELPEQFQGKIGVYAIFNQEKILQFVGYSRDVYLSCKQHLVRQPEECYWLKVETIERPNRTILENIENAWISENGSLPLGNGENKEKWTNPINSLLLMTTEEQANYQNPLIDDLVKMKLIKNVARRVEAEILAVLEARGLKTQIRFNPKLKEEGLLDLK